The Streptococcus sp. oral taxon 431 nucleotide sequence ATGGATGATTGAATGATTGGGAACCAGTAAAGTTCTTGTCCTACACTATCTACCCAGGCCATACTCGCCAGCATTCCTACAAGTTGTAGACTATAAAAAATTCCCCTTTTCTTCAACAGTTTACGCTTATTGTAAAATAAGGGTGCATAGTAGATAAAAAAGATTAAAAAGCTAACGATAATCGGGATATAAACACGTTCTACCACTCTCTGCCTAACAAATAGAGCGCCAATTAGTGCAAATGGAACAAGCGGGAGTAACCAGCCATAGACTTTCTTAGGCTTAAAGAACAAAAACCAGCCAACCATAACAAGAAGAAAGGTTGTCAAAATAATGTTTTGGAAATAATCTTTCACCATCTGAAATACATTAAAGGAGTACTTCTCAGAGAAAGAACGTACGGATTGAATTTTTGTTAACAGCTCATTGTTCAAAGCATCTTTTTCTGCAAACAACCAGTAGGTTGAAGCAGATAAGTCGTTTTCACTGACCCCCAATTCCTGAAATTCCTTGGCATGCTTCTCATAATCAATTGCAGGGAAATCTCTCAAATTGGTACTTAGAGTATTCCAATTTAGGTATTCTCGAACATCTGGTCTCATTAAGGTATAAATTTTATTGGAAGCAAAGATAAGTAAAATGACAGCAGATAACAAGAATAATTCTTTTTTCTTTTTTCCTTTGATGACTTCAAAAGCTAGGAAGGGGAGCAAAAGCAATAATAAACTAGCAATAATTTGCGACCTAATCGATAACCCTATTACAGACAAAAGCATTCCCGTTAGGTATTTTCTATCAAATAATAATAGTATAGCTGCTGTCGATAACAAGTAAGCAATTACTGAAAACGAGAAATACTTCATTAAAACCATTTGAAGTAAAATTACTAAGGGAAGTAAGAAATAATATTTCTTTCTAAAAAAGAACTCCAAATAGATGCTAAAACTCAAGCAAAAACTGAGAGCTAAGAAAATAAAATAAATATTCCAAGTTGTAAATAATTGCTGAAGAAATACTAAAGCAGATGATAACAAAATTCCAATATAGGGAAGCAACATATTATCACCCGATAATATGGTTTGATTGACCATGACATCATCAATCACTGGATAATCAAACCCCTTAACTACTCTATAGCCATAAAAAATAAGAAATGGTAGCAACAGCAAACCAATTCGAATCACTCTATCAATGATTTGTTTATGATTCATTAAAAACTCTTTCTAAAATAAATATTACCTTATCATTCTATCATATTTCAAAATAAAAATCTGTTGATTTCTGAATAAATACCCTAATAGCCATTTGAATTTTCCTTGGAAAACCAGTATAATGAAAGAATACTAAAATGCTTGAAGGGGAGTTAGATGAATCAATCGGTTTCAAACTTAAAATTGGCTGAGCGTGGTGCCATTATCAGCATTTTGACCTATCTATTCTTGTCTGCAGCTAAGCTAGCAACCGGACACTTGCTCCATTCATCCAGTTTGGTGGCAGATGGTTTTAACAACGTTTCAGATATCGTTGGAAATGTAGCCCTTCTCATCGGGATTCGTTTGGCTCGCCAACCGGCAGATAGAGATCATCGCTTCGGTCACTGGAAAATAGAGGATTTGGCAAGTCTCATCACTTCCATCATCATGTTTTACGTTGGCTTTGATGTTCTACGTGATACCATCCAAAAAATACTCAGCCGAGAACAAACGGTCATTGACCCACTTGGTGCGACTCTGGGAGTCATCTCTGCCATTATCATGTTCGCCGTTTATCTCTACAATACCCATCTGAGTAAGCAAGCTAAGTCCAAAGCTCTCAAGACAGCGGCCAAGGACAATTTGTCAGATGCTGTGACTTCTCTTGGAACTTCTATTGCTATCCTGGCAAGTAGCTTCAACTATCCAATCGTGGATAAGTTGGTCGCGATTATCATTACCTTCTTTATCCTCAAGACTGCCTATGATATCTTTATCGAGTCGTCTTTCAGTCTTTCAGATGGTTTTGATGAACATTTGTTGGAAGATTACCAAAAGGCTATCATGGAAATTCCTAAGATTAGCAAGGTCAAATCACAACGCGGTCGTACTTACGGAAGTAATATCTATCTGGACATTACTCTCGAGATGAACCCAGATCTGTCTGTTTTCGAAAGCCACGAAATTGCAGATCAGGTTGAATCCATGTTATCCGAACGCTTTGGTGTCTTTGATACAGACATTCATATCGAACCAGCACCGATTCCTGAGGATGAAATTCTTGATAATGTCTATAAAAAATTACTCATGAGAGAGCAACTAATTGACCAAGGAAATCAACTGGAAGAGTTACTTGCAGAAGACTTCATTTATATCCGCCAGGACGGACAAGAACTGGACAAGGATGCCTATAAGTCCGAAAAAGAACTGACATCTGCCATTAAAGAGCTTCATCTAACCTCGATCAGTCAGAAGACAAAACTGATCCGCTATCAGATTGGTGATACCATTCACACAAGCATTTGGCGCAGACATGAAACTTGGCAAAATATTTTCCATCAAGAAACAAAGATAGAAAAAGACTAAAAAATGAGGCCGGGATAATTCCCGACCTCATTTTTCATGTTTATTTTGCAACGCTCTTAGCAAGAACGAAGTTTCCTAGTGTAGCTGAACCATTGCCAGCAACAGCTGGAGTCACGATATAGTCACGTACATCTGGAACTGGTAGGTATCCGTTGAGCAAGGATGTGAATTTCTCACGTACACGGTCAAGCATATGTTGTTGAGCCATAACCCCACCACCAAAGACGATGACATCTGGACGGAAAGTTACAGTCGCATTCACTGCAGCTTGAGCAATGTAGTAGGCTTGAACATCCCAGACAGAGTTATTGAGTTCAATGTTTTCCCCACGAACACCTGTACGAGCTTCCAAACTTGGACCAGCTGCATAACCTTCCAAACATCCATTATGGAAAGGACAAACACCTTTGAATTCTTTTTCAATATCCATTGGGTGTCTAGCCACATAATAATGCCCCATCTCAGGGTGACCAACACCGCCAATAAACTCGCCACGTTGGATAACACCTGCACCGATACCTGTACCGATTGTGTAGTAAACCAAGTTTTCGATACGGGCACCCGCATTGTTACGAGCAACCACTTCACCATAGGCAGAACTATTTACGTCTGTTGTGAAATACATCGGAACGTTTAGAGCGCGACGAAGAGCACCGAGCAAGTCTACATTTGCCCAGTTAGGTTTTGGAGTTGTTGTGATAAACCCGTAAGTTTTTGAGTTTTTATCGATATCGATTGGACCAAATGAACCAATCGCAAGTCCTGCAAGATTATCAAATTTTGAAAAGAACTCGATAGTTTTATCGATTGTCTCAATAGGAGTTGTTGTTGGAAATTGTGTTTTTTCTACAATATTAAAGTTTTCATCACCGACAGCACAGACAAATTTTGTACCGCCCGCTTCCAAGCTTCCATATAGTTTTGTCATGATAAACCTCTAGTTTTTATTTTCTCTATTATAGCATAATTCCAGAAGGAAAGTTGCTCTATATTTTAGTTTTTCCTCTGTAAATTTTACTATTCAATCAAAAACGAACAAACATGACATTTGTTCGTTTTTTGATCTATTAAATCGAAAGTAGTGTACTTAATGAAAATCAAAGAACAAACTAGGAATCGAGCTGCGGATTGCTCAAAGTACAGCTTTGAGGTTGTAGATAGAACTGACGAAGTCAGTAACACATACATACGGCAAAGCGAGTATGACGCAGTTTAAATTTGATTTTCGAAGAGTATTAAGCTTTAACTTCGATGATTGCATCTCCCTTAGCAACTGATCCAGAAGCAACTGGATTTACTGAAGCAAAGTCTGCAGTGTTTGTTACGATAACCATAGTAGTGTTATCAAGTCCTGCAGCAGCAATCTTAGCTGAGTCAAATGTTCCAAGAACATCTCCAGCTTTAACCTTGTCACCTTGGGCAACTTTTTGGTCAAATCCTTCACCGTTCATTGAAACAGTGTCGATACCAACGTGAATCAAGATTTCAGCTCCGTTTGCTGTTTTCAAACCATAAGCATGCCCTGTTGGGAAGACGATTGTCACTTCAGCATCAGCTGGTGCATAGACAACATCTTGGCTAGGTTTCACAGCGATTCCTTGTCCCATAGCTCCACTTGAGAAAACTGGGTCATTAACGTCTGAAAGTGCAACTACGTCACCAACGATTGGTGTTTGGATGACACCTTCGCTAGGTGCAACAACAGTACCAGTTACTGCTTCGTCAGCTAAACGTTCAGTTGTAGCTTCTGAAGCCACTTCTGCTTCATCTTCATAACCAAACATGTAAGTAAGAGCAAAACCAAGAGCGAATGATACAGCTACCATAAGAAGGTATTGTGGAAGTTGTCCGTTACCAATGTAAAGCATTGTACCAGGGATGATTGTGATACCATTACCAGTACCAGCAAGACCAAGGATTGAAGCAAGTCCACCACCGACTGCACCAGCGATCAATGAAAGGAAGAATGGTTTACGGAAACGCAAGTTAACCCCGAAGATAGCAGGCTCAGTAATACCTAGGAAGGCAGAAAGAGCAGCTGGGAAAGCAAGTGTTTTAAGTTTAGGATTTTTAGTTTTCACACCAACGGCTACTGTTGCAGCACCTTGAGCAGTCATGGCAGCTGTGATGATAGCGTTGAATGGGTTAACATGGTCAGCAGCAAGCAATTGAACTTCAAGCAAGTTAAAGATGTGGTGAACACCTGATACGACGATAACTTGGTGAACTCCACCAATCAAGAAACCACCAAGACCGAATGGCAAGTTAAGGATAGCTTTTGTTCCAAGAAGGATATAGTTTTCAACAACGTGGAAGACTGGTCCGATCACAAACAAACCAAGAATTGACATTACGAGGAGTGTTACGAATGGTGTTACCAAGAGGTCAAGAACATCTGGAACAACTTTACGAACAGCTTTTTCAAACTTAGCTCCGACAACCCCGATGATGAAGGCTGGAAGAACTGAACCTTGCAAACCAACAACTGGGATAAATCCGAAGAAGTTCATAGCAGTTACTTCTCCACCAGAAGCAACAGCCCAGGCATTTGGAAGTGAACCTGAAACGAGCATCATACCAAGAACGATACCAACAGCTGGGTTACCACCAAATACACGGAAGGTTGACCAAACAACCAAACCTGGCAAGATAATGAAGGCTGTGTCAGTCAAGATTTGAGTGTAAGTTGTAACATCTTCTGGAAGTGTCATTCCAAGAGCATTCAAGAGTCCACGAACACCCATGAAGAGACCAGTTGCTACGATAACTGGAATGATTGGTACAAAAACATCACCGAAAGTACGGATGGCACGTTGGAACCAATTTCCTTGTTTAGCAGCTTCTGCCTTCATCTCATCCTTAGATGTCGTTGGCAAACCAAGAGCTACGACTTCATCGTACATCTTGTTAACTGTACCTGTACCAAAGATGATTTGGTATTGACCTGAGTTAAAGAAAGCACCTTGAACTTTTTCCAAGTTCTCAATAGCATCTTTGTTAATCTTCGCTTCATCTTTAACCATAACACGAAGGCGAGTAGCACAGTGAGCTACACTGTTAACATTCTCACGTCCGCCCAAGGCTTCGATGACTTTTTTTGCAATTTCTGTATTAGTCATTTGCAAAAATCTCCTTATAAAATTTTTTCTTGTTTGAAAGCGATTTTATCCGCCCTACGAATATTATTCTATCACGTTTAAAAAATATGTCAAGCGTTTTGCAGAAAAAATTTTGCTAATTTTTATTTTTTGATTGTTTTTGCTATTTTTTTCATCAACACAGCAATAAATACCCTATAAACTCAGGGTTTTTACTTTTAAATTTTCAAAAACTTTCATATTTTCATCGATTTTCATAAAATTTTGTTTCTGAACTCTGTCAATCGTTTGACATTTTTTTCTTAAATTTAGTGTGAAAGACTTGCTTTTTTATAAGGAAACGTTTACTATTAAGATAGTAGAATTTATGGAGGAAATAGAAATGGAATGGACTACTGAACGTCGTTACAGACGTTATGAAGATTGGACACAAGAAGAAAGAAAAGAAATCCAAGAAAAGATGGCACAATCCCCATGGCATGTCAGCTATCACATTGAGCCAAAGGAAGGTCTCCTCAACGACCCAAACGGCTTTTCTTATTTCGATGGCAAGTGGGTTGTCTTTTACCAAAACTTCCCCTTCGGAGCAGCTCATGGGTTAAAGTCTTGGGTTCAGCTTGAAAGTGACGATTTGGTGCACTTTACTGAAACAGGTGTAAAAATCTTACCTGATACTCCTTTAGATAGCCACGGTGCTTACTCTGGTTCTGCTATGCAGTTTGGCGATCAATTATTCCTTTTTTATACTGGAAATGTCCGTGATGACAATTGGGTACGCCACCCTTATCAGATCGGTGCCTTGATGGATAAGGATGGAAATATTAAAAAGATTGATAAAATCTTGATTGATCAGCCTGCTGATGCTACTGACCACTTCCGCGATCCACAGATTTTTAACTTTAAAGGGCAATACTACGCTATCGTTGGTGGTCAAGATTTGGACAAAAAAGGTTTTGTTCGTCTCTATAAGGCTATCGATAATGATTATACAAACTGGCAAGAAGTTGCTGATCTTGACTTTAACAATGACCGCACTGCCTATATGATGGAGTGCCCAAATCTAGTCTTTGTCGGAGAACAACCTGTCCTTCTTTACTGCCCACAAGGTTTGGATAAAAAGGTTCTTGAATACGACAATATCTATCCAAACATGTATAAAATCGGCGCTTCCTTTGACCCAGAAAATGCTCGTATGGTAGATGTGTCTGAACTACACAACCTCGATTATGGTTTTGAAGCCTATGCCACTCAAGCCTTCAATGCCCCTGATGGACGTGCCCTTGCTGTTAGTTGGCTTGGTTTACCAGACGTTTCTTACCCATCTGACCGTTTTGATCACCAAGGAACTTTCTCATTGGTAAAAGAACTTACCATTAAAGACGGCAAACTCTATCAATACCCTGTAGCAGCTATCCAGGATCTTCGTGCTTCAGAAGAGGAATTCTCAAATCGTTCTGAAACCAAAAACACCTACGAGATCGAGCTTAACCTAGAAGCTGATAGTCAAAATGAAATCGTTCTTCTTGCTGATAAAGATGGCAAAGGACTCTCTATCAACTTTGACCTTGTCAATGGTCAAGTTACTGTTGACCGCAGTCAAGCAGGTGAGCAATACGCTCAAGAATTTGGAACTACTCGCTCTTGCTCAGTTACTAATCAAGCAACTACTGTCAATATCTTCATCGACAACTCAGTCTTTGAAATCTTTATCAATAAAGGAGAAAAAGTATTTTCTGGTCGTGTCTTCCCTCACGAAGATCAAAATGGAATCCTCATTAAATCTGGAAACCCAACTGGAACATACTACGAATTAGAATATGGTCGCAAAACTAACTGATGTCGCAGAACTAGCAGGCGTCAGCCCAACTACTGTCTCACGTGTTATTAATAAAAAAGGCTACCTGTCAGAAAAAACTATTCAAAAGGTTAAAGATGCTATGCGTGAGCTAGGCTATAAACCTAACAATCTGGCTCGCAGTCTTCAAGGTAAATCTGCCAAGTTAATTGGGCTAATTTTCCCAAAAATCAGCCATGTTTTCTATGCTGAATTGATTGACAAATTAGAGCACGAACTCTTCAAAAAAGGCTATAAGACAATCATCTGTAACAGTGAACACGATTCGGAAAAAGAACGTGAATATCTTGAAATGCTAGAGGCCAACCAGGTGGACGGTATTATCTCTGGTAGCCATAACTTAGGGATTGAAGACTACAATCGCGTGACGGCTCCTATCATCTCCTTTGACCGAAACTTGTCACCAGATATTCCTGTCGTTTCTTCTGATAACTATGCTGGCGGAGTCCTAGCCGCTCAGACCTTGGCTAAAACTGGAGCCAAGGCTATCATCATGATTACAGGTAATGACAACTCCAATTCTCCAACAGGACTTCGTCATGCTGGTTTTGCTTCAATCTTACCCAAGGCTCCTATTATCAATGTTTCCAGTGACTTTTCACCCCTTCGAAAAGAAATGGAAATCAAAAATATCTTGACTAAGCAAAAACCAGATGCGATTTTTGCTTCAGATGATTTAACAGCCATCTTGGTTATGAAGATTGCCCAGGAGCTTGGTATCTCTGTTCCAGAAGAACTCAAGGTTATTGGCTATGATGGAACTTATTTTATCGAGAATTTCTATCCTCACCTTACTACCATTAAACAACCCTTGGAAGAAATTGCTCGCCTGACAGTTGATTTACTACTTCAAAAAATCGAAGGAAAAGAAGTTGCCACAACCGGTTATTTCTTACCAGTTAGTCTCTTACCAGGTAAAAGTATTTAATACTCTTCGAAAATCTCTTCAAACCACGTCAGCTTCCATCTGCAACCTCAAAACAGTGTTTTGAGCAACCTGCGGCTAGCTTCCTAGTTTGTTCTTTGATTTTCATTGAGTATAAACAAAAAGACTCAGACTGAATCAGTCTGAGTTTTTCTTATGATCTAAATTTTTTCAAGAGTGTTTGGGCTTTCTCTAGATTAAAAGTTTTTTCAGCAATCAAGCTTTCTACCAACTTAGGCACTTCTGCCTCTGTAGCTCCTGCAAGGAGGGCTAGTGACTTCGCTTGAAGTTTCATGTGTCCATGCTGGATTCCTGTACTGACCAGAGCCTTAAGTGCTGCAAAGTTTTGAGCGAGACCAATCGAAACGATAATTTGAGCCAATTCCTTAGCTGATGGATGACCTAGCAAGTCATGGCTGAGAACGACACGAGGATTGAGACCAATTGATCCACCCTTGGTAGCAACTGGCATCGGCAGAGTCATCTCTCCAATCAGTTCTTCTGTTTCCAAATCCATAGTCCAACGACTAAGACCACGATAGGAACTATCATGACTCGCATAGGCATGTGCTCCTGCTTCAATGGCACGCCAATCATTTCCAGTAGCAATCAAGAGAGCATCAATTCCGTTAAAGATTCCCTTATTGTGGGTAGCCGCTCGATAAGGATCTGCTTGAGCAAACTGGCTGGCTAAAACCATTTTTTCAGCTAGTTCACGCGCTTCATCCTTCTGGCGACTCAAATAACGAAAGGCAATCCGACAAGTTGCGGTTACTAGAGAATCTGTTGCATAGTTGGATAGAATTCCCATTAAACTTTGCCCTTGACTTAGAGCCTCTAGACTTGGTTTTAAAGCTTCAAGCATGGTATTGAGCATATTAGCTCCCATTGCTTCTTGAGTATCTACATGGAGATAAACCACTAAAAAGTCAGCCTCACCAGAAATTTTCTCAACTTTTAGCTCTCTCGCTCCACCACCACGTTTGACAATAGAGGGATAGGCTTGGTTTGCTTGTTCGAGTAGTTCCGCTTTCTGACTCAAAATAGCCTGACAAGCTTTATCCCTATCTGGAACCTGATAAATAGCTACCTGACCAATCATTTGTCGCTGATGAACTCGTGCAGTAAAACCACCCGCACGCTTGATAATCTTACTAGCAAAACTAGCCGCAGCAACCACAGATGGCTCTTCGGTCACATAAGGAACGGTGTACTCTTGACCATTTACCAACACTTCTGGAACTACTGAGTATGGAAGTGAGAAGGTCCCCACTACATTTTCACTCAATTGGTTCGCAACTGCTAGACTGAGATTCTCATTTTGCTCAAGACTTTCTTGGGCTTCCATAGAAGTAAGCGCCTGAGACTTAACTAGTTCTAGGCGCTCTTGAATTGATTTTTTAGCAAATCCATTCCAATTTTTTTTCATTATTTTTCAACCTTGCTGTAGCGACGTTGGTGGTCTACAATCTCAACCAGAGCATAGTCCTGTCCCTCATAGCCTGACATGGTTGCAGAACCTGACTCATCCAAGTTTGCTTCCTCAAAGAAGATTCGTTCATAATCAGCTACGCTCAATGCTTGACGCTGGTCTAGCAAGTCTAAGCGATTTTTCTGCAATTGCTGTTCATAGCCTTCAACCAATTC carries:
- a CDS encoding sucrose-specific PTS transporter subunit IIBC → MTNTEIAKKVIEALGGRENVNSVAHCATRLRVMVKDEAKINKDAIENLEKVQGAFFNSGQYQIIFGTGTVNKMYDEVVALGLPTTSKDEMKAEAAKQGNWFQRAIRTFGDVFVPIIPVIVATGLFMGVRGLLNALGMTLPEDVTTYTQILTDTAFIILPGLVVWSTFRVFGGNPAVGIVLGMMLVSGSLPNAWAVASGGEVTAMNFFGFIPVVGLQGSVLPAFIIGVVGAKFEKAVRKVVPDVLDLLVTPFVTLLVMSILGLFVIGPVFHVVENYILLGTKAILNLPFGLGGFLIGGVHQVIVVSGVHHIFNLLEVQLLAADHVNPFNAIITAAMTAQGAATVAVGVKTKNPKLKTLAFPAALSAFLGITEPAIFGVNLRFRKPFFLSLIAGAVGGGLASILGLAGTGNGITIIPGTMLYIGNGQLPQYLLMVAVSFALGFALTYMFGYEDEAEVASEATTERLADEAVTGTVVAPSEGVIQTPIVGDVVALSDVNDPVFSSGAMGQGIAVKPSQDVVYAPADAEVTIVFPTGHAYGLKTANGAEILIHVGIDTVSMNGEGFDQKVAQGDKVKAGDVLGTFDSAKIAAAGLDNTTMVIVTNTADFASVNPVASGSVAKGDAIIEVKA
- the scrK gene encoding fructokinase ScrK, whose protein sequence is MTKLYGSLEAGGTKFVCAVGDENFNIVEKTQFPTTTPIETIDKTIEFFSKFDNLAGLAIGSFGPIDIDKNSKTYGFITTTPKPNWANVDLLGALRRALNVPMYFTTDVNSSAYGEVVARNNAGARIENLVYYTIGTGIGAGVIQRGEFIGGVGHPEMGHYYVARHPMDIEKEFKGVCPFHNGCLEGYAAGPSLEARTGVRGENIELNNSVWDVQAYYIAQAAVNATVTFRPDVIVFGGGVMAQQHMLDRVREKFTSLLNGYLPVPDVRDYIVTPAVAGNGSATLGNFVLAKSVAK
- a CDS encoding cation diffusion facilitator family transporter, translating into MNQSVSNLKLAERGAIISILTYLFLSAAKLATGHLLHSSSLVADGFNNVSDIVGNVALLIGIRLARQPADRDHRFGHWKIEDLASLITSIIMFYVGFDVLRDTIQKILSREQTVIDPLGATLGVISAIIMFAVYLYNTHLSKQAKSKALKTAAKDNLSDAVTSLGTSIAILASSFNYPIVDKLVAIIITFFILKTAYDIFIESSFSLSDGFDEHLLEDYQKAIMEIPKISKVKSQRGRTYGSNIYLDITLEMNPDLSVFESHEIADQVESMLSERFGVFDTDIHIEPAPIPEDEILDNVYKKLLMREQLIDQGNQLEELLAEDFIYIRQDGQELDKDAYKSEKELTSAIKELHLTSISQKTKLIRYQIGDTIHTSIWRRHETWQNIFHQETKIEKD
- a CDS encoding LacI family DNA-binding transcriptional regulator — protein: MVAKLTDVAELAGVSPTTVSRVINKKGYLSEKTIQKVKDAMRELGYKPNNLARSLQGKSAKLIGLIFPKISHVFYAELIDKLEHELFKKGYKTIICNSEHDSEKEREYLEMLEANQVDGIISGSHNLGIEDYNRVTAPIISFDRNLSPDIPVVSSDNYAGGVLAAQTLAKTGAKAIIMITGNDNSNSPTGLRHAGFASILPKAPIINVSSDFSPLRKEMEIKNILTKQKPDAIFASDDLTAILVMKIAQELGISVPEELKVIGYDGTYFIENFYPHLTTIKQPLEEIARLTVDLLLQKIEGKEVATTGYFLPVSLLPGKSI
- a CDS encoding hydroxymethylglutaryl-CoA reductase, degradative, with amino-acid sequence MKKNWNGFAKKSIQERLELVKSQALTSMEAQESLEQNENLSLAVANQLSENVVGTFSLPYSVVPEVLVNGQEYTVPYVTEEPSVVAAASFASKIIKRAGGFTARVHQRQMIGQVAIYQVPDRDKACQAILSQKAELLEQANQAYPSIVKRGGGARELKVEKISGEADFLVVYLHVDTQEAMGANMLNTMLEALKPSLEALSQGQSLMGILSNYATDSLVTATCRIAFRYLSRQKDEARELAEKMVLASQFAQADPYRAATHNKGIFNGIDALLIATGNDWRAIEAGAHAYASHDSSYRGLSRWTMDLETEELIGEMTLPMPVATKGGSIGLNPRVVLSHDLLGHPSAKELAQIIVSIGLAQNFAALKALVSTGIQHGHMKLQAKSLALLAGATEAEVPKLVESLIAEKTFNLEKAQTLLKKFRS
- a CDS encoding sucrose-6-phosphate hydrolase, whose protein sequence is MEWTTERRYRRYEDWTQEERKEIQEKMAQSPWHVSYHIEPKEGLLNDPNGFSYFDGKWVVFYQNFPFGAAHGLKSWVQLESDDLVHFTETGVKILPDTPLDSHGAYSGSAMQFGDQLFLFYTGNVRDDNWVRHPYQIGALMDKDGNIKKIDKILIDQPADATDHFRDPQIFNFKGQYYAIVGGQDLDKKGFVRLYKAIDNDYTNWQEVADLDFNNDRTAYMMECPNLVFVGEQPVLLYCPQGLDKKVLEYDNIYPNMYKIGASFDPENARMVDVSELHNLDYGFEAYATQAFNAPDGRALAVSWLGLPDVSYPSDRFDHQGTFSLVKELTIKDGKLYQYPVAAIQDLRASEEEFSNRSETKNTYEIELNLEADSQNEIVLLADKDGKGLSINFDLVNGQVTVDRSQAGEQYAQEFGTTRSCSVTNQATTVNIFIDNSVFEIFINKGEKVFSGRVFPHEDQNGILIKSGNPTGTYYELEYGRKTN